Part of the Paenibacillus terrae HPL-003 genome is shown below.
CCTGATTTCAATGAACTGCGCACTGAGGAATTTGTCATCATCGTCAGAGTCACTATATCAGCCAATTCACCTGAAGCTAGTGCGGTGGTGATTCTCTCTTCCTTGGAAGCATCCGGCACCCAGTTGAAGGTGATTTTGGAATTGGTGTATTCTTCGATTTTACTTTTGATCGTTTCGGTAGGTGGCGAAGCTGTATGCAATACGTTTAACCAGGTAAATTCCAGTTTGGACTTCGGATCATAGGTTTGGCTACTTTGATCCTCTGCCCCCTTGTCACCACAAGCAGCTAAAAAAACACTCATGACCATAAGTACGGCAAGAAGGCCCGATACTCCCTTTTTCATCGTGATCCCTTTTTTCATTGTGTTTGCTCCTTTTCTGATCGTATATTCATGCCATATCTTCCTCTTTCACCCGAACCTCTCGCTCTATTTTGCTAAACACCTGATGTGTCATCCACATCACGAGATAACCGATGATACTGGCTCCGGCAAAAGTCAGAATTCCTGGGTATAAGCCTAGAATCAACGTAAAAAGCGCGACAATAGCAACAAAAAGAACAAGTGTATATTGTAAATACGAAAACCCAATCACCACGGACATTCTGATTTTCAGCTTGATCCCTTTCCAATCATAATGAGCCAGTAAAGGGAAAATGTACGCCAAGGAGATGAGGTACAAAAAGGCTCCAATAAGCGTCACTACGCGAACATACCAGGACGTGACATTGACGATATCCACATAGAGCACGTAGCCCACGAGACTGTAAATTGCTCCAATGATCGCGGCTTCTTTAAAGCTTTCTCTAAAGTAACGTACAAACGTGGAGAAAATGACGACCTCCTCATTCCCCCGAATCCATTGCCTTAAAATACTGAGCATAGCGACAGTTGCAGGTCCCACACCTATAAAGCCCAGGCCCAGGATCGTCGCAACTGTCCACAGCAAATTAAGGTAAACCAGCCGGAGCAGGCGCATGCACCATTTGTTCATGTTTTCTACAAACCGTACCATTCCGCATCCTTCCCGTCGTCATTAGTAAACGCCGTCTTCACCAAATTTCTTGGCCAGTCGATTGGAGCCCATGATCAGAATTAATCCCACCACGCCTTTAAAAAGTCCTACCGTCGTACTAAAACTCAATTGCCCATTCTTTAAGCCCGCAGTATAAATGTAGGTGTCAAAGATTTCGGCAACCTCGCGGTTTAGTGAGTTCAATAGCAGATACATATGCTCAAATCCCAAATCCAGCGTGCTGCCAATTTTCAAAATTAACAACGTAATAATGACTGGGCGAATCGCAGGCAAGGTGACATGCCATGTTTTTCGGAGACGTCCGGCACCGTCCATTTCTGCTGCCTCATACAGTTGCGTATCCACGACTGTAATCGCTGATAGATAAATGATGGTAGACCAGCCGAGTTCCTTCCAGATTACTTGCCCCATATAAACGGTACGCAACCATGCCGGAGAAGTTAGGAAGCTGATCTTCTCACCGCCTAGTGCAGCAATCATTTCATTCAGTACCCCGCCGTCTACAGTTAAAAATACATAAGAAATCGAAACAATGATGACCCATGACATAAAGTGCGGGATGTAGATAATCGTTTGGATGATGTTTTTAAAAACAAGCTTCCTAACCTCATTCAGCATCAATGCCAAAATGATCGGTAATGGAAAGAAGATCACAATGTTGAGCACAAACAAAACCAGGGTGTTACGTAATAACATGAAAAACGTGGGCTCGGTAAATAAACGAATGAAATGCTTCATTCCTACCCACGGGCTACCCGTGATTCCCAGAAAGGCTTGATAATCCTGAAACGCAATGACCAAGCCGCCCATAGGGAAATACTTAAAAATAATGAAGTACACTAGCCCGGGTAAAACCATAA
Proteins encoded:
- a CDS encoding YesL family protein, with the translated sequence MVRFVENMNKWCMRLLRLVYLNLLWTVATILGLGFIGVGPATVAMLSILRQWIRGNEEVVIFSTFVRYFRESFKEAAIIGAIYSLVGYVLYVDIVNVTSWYVRVVTLIGAFLYLISLAYIFPLLAHYDWKGIKLKIRMSVVIGFSYLQYTLVLFVAIVALFTLILGLYPGILTFAGASIIGYLVMWMTHQVFSKIEREVRVKEEDMA
- a CDS encoding ABC transporter permease, producing the protein MKVSSVPSPNMKPNMKKNNRTTENLLRMQKHKLLYLMVLPGLVYFIIFKYFPMGGLVIAFQDYQAFLGITGSPWVGMKHFIRLFTEPTFFMLLRNTLVLFVLNIVIFFPLPIILALMLNEVRKLVFKNIIQTIIYIPHFMSWVIIVSISYVFLTVDGGVLNEMIAALGGEKISFLTSPAWLRTVYMGQVIWKELGWSTIIYLSAITVVDTQLYEAAEMDGAGRLRKTWHVTLPAIRPVIITLLILKIGSTLDLGFEHMYLLLNSLNREVAEIFDTYIYTAGLKNGQLSFSTTVGLFKGVVGLILIMGSNRLAKKFGEDGVY